Within the Rhodovastum atsumiense genome, the region GGCGACCACGATGCGCGCCATGCGTGCGCGCATGGCCTCGCGTGCGGCGATGTCCTCGACGGCTGGCTCCCGGAGGTAGGCCAGCATCTCCTTCGTCCAGAGCGCGCCGACGACGTTCTTGCGGCACTCCCCAAGGTAGACGTTGGCATATGCGTCGAGGTCCGTGGCTTTGAGGTGCTCGACCAGCGGGAGCAGCCTTTTGGGGAACCACGGGTTGTCGTAGTAGTTGACCTGCTGGACGATGGCGCCGGGCGGCGGGGACAGGACGAACTGCTTGTAGGTTTCGTCGGTCTCAAGGTCCGGGTTGAAGGTGATCCATATCTCCGAGCCGTCCCGCCGCATCACGGTCGGCAGGAGTGCCTCCCAGGATTCCTTCGATACGACCTGGGCCTCTTCGACCCAGGTTATGTTGACACCTTCGGTCGACCGTATCTTGTTGCTGTTCAGGTGCATCCCGGCGAAGATGAACTCGGTGCCGTTAGCGCCGAAAATCGTCTTCTCCTGCACCGTGTAGAGATGCCGCAGGCCGAGCATCTCGATTTGGTCGGACAGGAGCTTGTGGACGGACTCCTTGATCGACGTCTGGTACTCGCGGGCGCACAGGATTCGAAGAGGGCGCTGGGCGCCGAGTATCAGCAGAGCGCGCGCCACGCTCCACGATTTTGAGCTGCCGCGCCCTCCGTGCAGAACCTTGAATGGGGCTGGCTCGAACAGGAAATCCAGCTTCGCCGGGAACTCAATCGCTGCTGCCGTTCCCATCAGGCGGCCTCACGAACCGGATCTCCAGCGAAGTCGGGATGGCGCCGCCGCCAGGGCCGCTGTGTTCGAGGTCGACCTTGTCCTTGAGCTGGCCGAGGTGACGGAGCAGCGTCTCGCCGTTCGACGTCTTCGAGGACAGCTTGAGGATGAAGTTGCCCGCCCGGTCGTAGCTCCACCCCTCGATGGGAACCCGCTGCTCAGGGGTGAGCTTGGCGAGGTCGGCCGGGCAGGTGATGTCGGCGTAGTCCAGCGGGTCGTAGCGGGCGCGCCGGAATAGGTCGGCCACCGCGGCGTCGGCGGTTGCCTTCATGCGCGTGAGGCGGTCCGCCATCGCATCTTCGATGGCCGCTTTCACGTCCGGGTAGCGCATGATTTGCCAGGCGCACCGCTCGGCCGTGCTGGGCTCGTATCCGGCGCGGATCGCCGCCTGAACCGCGTTGAGATCCTTGAGATACTCGGCGACGAAGAGGGCGCGCCTGTGGTCGTTTGGCGCGCGGCGGCGGCTGATGTTCTTCGCCATCGGTCACGCTCCCGGGCGGCTGTATGCCCGCCCGGCGGCGGGTAGGGGGATGCGCCGGCCCGCCGCTTCAGGGCGGCTATTACCCGCCGTGTCTGCGCGGGGGAGGACCGCGGTGGCGTGGGCGGCGCAAGCTGGTTGGTGTTGTGTCAGCCCTGCGGAGCTGCGGTCGCCGAAACAGCGACCAGGGGCGCCTCGACCACGACGGCCGGCGCGGACACCGTGGCGGCCGCCGGAGCGGACGCAGCCGCCTGCAACGCCGCGAGGGCGGCCTGCGCGGCGCCCAGCTCGGCGCGCACGGAGGCCAGGGCGCTGCCCACGGCGCCGTTGATGAGCGCCTGCAGCTCGGCGGTCGCCTTGGCCTTCTCGGCGGCGATGCCAGCTTCCGCGGCGGCTGCGCGCTCTTCGGCGACGGCTTTGGCTGCGGCCACCTTCGCGGCCAGCGCCGACCGGGCGCACCGGACGGCAGCGATCAGCGCCGGGGTCGTCGCGGTGACGGCTGCGCCGACGGCGAAGCCAGCGGCGACCGGGATTCCGTTCGCGAACGAAAATGCGGCGATGTCGAGCGGCAGCATGATGTCCATCCCCTATGCAGCGGCCGAGAGCGTGGCGGGCCGCCTGAATTCTCCCGGGCCGGTGCCCCGGGCTCCGTGCTCGTCGCCCCTACAGCGTGGCCCACGGCGGCGCCGCCCGGTCCCCTGGCCGCCCAGGCCCAGGGGCGGCTCAATGGTGCGACCGCGGGGGAGCCGCACGGTCGGCACGGCGGAAAAGGGGAAGGCGGCCGCGCATGCGCTGGCCGCCTGGAGTTTGCGGGCTGCCTGGCCTGGGAGGACCGCGGGCGTCCGTACGCACGAATGAGATGATAGCAAAAACTACCCGATTTCTGTTGCAGCCGTCAAGCACTGTCGTGCGCCGCCTACCAGGAATATTGTAAATCTGTTGACTCCTGGCACAACCGCGCACATATATAAGGTACGCGGCCGTTCGTGCCCTTGGCCGCAGGAGGTGGAAGATGACTCGCGACGAAATGGGTGGGCTGAATCTCGCTGTGGGTGCCGGTGTCGGCCTCGTCGCGGCCGGGCTGTTCGCGGGCATCCAGGCGGTCGCCGAACGGCGGCGCGCGGAGGCGGAGAACCGGGCGGCCTGGGAGGCATGGCACGCTCGCGAGTGCGCGCGGCTGTCGGAAGAGAGTCGGCGGCGCACGAATGCGCACTGGTATCTCGCGCTGTGCGACCGCGCGGACATGATTGCGCGCGGGTGGGACTGACCAAAGAGAAAGCCGCCCCGAGTGGCAGGGCGGCTGTGGTTACGCTTGCGGTGGACCGCGAGCGTCAGGTCGTCTCCCCGATGCGGGCTGCGGCTTCCCACCCTCGGCGCCACTCGGCCTCGGCAGCGGCGTTGGCATCAGCCACGGGACCGCGCCCGGTGCGCCGCTCTTGAGCGAGTTGGCGGATCTCCTGGATGCGGCGCGCCTGCGCCCGTGCCTGCTCAGCAGCCGGAGCGGAGGGGGCGTCGGCGCTTCCGACGGGTGGCACATCGGGCAGCAGTGCGGTGCCGTCGAGATGCCCGGCGATCCTTC harbors:
- a CDS encoding PBSX family phage terminase large subunit, whose product is MGTAAAIEFPAKLDFLFEPAPFKVLHGGRGSSKSWSVARALLILGAQRPLRILCAREYQTSIKESVHKLLSDQIEMLGLRHLYTVQEKTIFGANGTEFIFAGMHLNSNKIRSTEGVNITWVEEAQVVSKESWEALLPTVMRRDGSEIWITFNPDLETDETYKQFVLSPPPGAIVQQVNYYDNPWFPKRLLPLVEHLKATDLDAYANVYLGECRKNVVGALWTKEMLAYLREPAVEDIAAREAMRARMARIVVAVDPSGCSGPDDKRSDEIGIVVVGLGRDGIAVVLEDLSGRFSPDGWAKRALDAFDAWRADRIVAEKNFGGAMVESTIQTARRNAPVKLVTASHGKLQRAEPIAALYEQKKVHHAGAFPDLEQQLCHFSTAGYQGKRSPDHADACIWGLTELMLGDSTYDTSMNWV
- a CDS encoding terminase small subunit, yielding MAKNISRRRAPNDHRRALFVAEYLKDLNAVQAAIRAGYEPSTAERCAWQIMRYPDVKAAIEDAMADRLTRMKATADAAVADLFRRARYDPLDYADITCPADLAKLTPEQRVPIEGWSYDRAGNFILKLSSKTSNGETLLRHLGQLKDKVDLEHSGPGGGAIPTSLEIRFVRPPDGNGSSD